Proteins from a single region of Haloterrigena alkaliphila:
- a CDS encoding ribose-phosphate diphosphokinase: protein MTTIVGGSASQALAAALADELEVSLAAVEYDRFPDGERLAAVPDFDDDRAVVVASTVSSDAHLELLLLQDAVREAGAEEVVTVLPYMGYARQDEAFEAGHPVSARAVARAVSTGADRVLTVNPHEDAICDFFEPTATAVDAAGRLAEPLPDVLEDPVFLSPDAGAIALAETVRDAYGDGETDYFEKTRHSGTEVEISPSDVDVDGRDVVVTDDIIATGSTMSEAVGVLRDRGVGRVFVTCVHPLLARNAVTKLSNAGVEAIYGTDTIERQSTAVSVAPTLAERL, encoded by the coding sequence ATGACCACGATCGTCGGCGGCTCCGCCTCCCAGGCGCTGGCCGCCGCCCTCGCGGACGAACTCGAGGTATCGCTCGCCGCCGTCGAGTACGACCGGTTTCCCGACGGCGAACGGCTCGCGGCCGTCCCCGATTTCGACGACGACCGGGCCGTCGTCGTCGCCTCGACCGTCTCGAGCGACGCGCACCTCGAACTCCTCTTGCTACAAGACGCCGTCCGAGAAGCCGGCGCCGAGGAGGTCGTCACCGTCCTGCCGTACATGGGCTACGCCCGCCAGGACGAGGCCTTCGAGGCGGGCCACCCCGTCTCCGCCCGCGCCGTCGCCCGCGCCGTCTCGACCGGCGCCGACCGCGTGCTGACGGTCAACCCTCACGAGGACGCCATCTGTGACTTCTTCGAGCCTACGGCGACGGCCGTCGACGCGGCCGGCCGACTGGCCGAGCCGTTGCCCGATGTCCTCGAGGATCCGGTCTTCCTCTCGCCCGATGCGGGCGCGATCGCCCTCGCGGAGACGGTCCGGGACGCCTACGGCGACGGCGAGACGGACTACTTCGAGAAGACACGCCACTCCGGGACCGAGGTCGAGATCAGCCCCAGCGACGTCGACGTGGACGGCCGCGACGTCGTCGTCACCGACGACATCATCGCGACGGGGTCGACCATGAGCGAGGCCGTCGGCGTCCTCCGGGATCGCGGCGTCGGCCGGGTGTTCGTCACCTGCGTTCACCCGCTGCTCGCGCGCAACGCCGTCACGAAGCTCTCGAACGCGGGCGTCGAGGCGATCTACGGCACCGATACGATCGAGCGCCAGTCGACGGCCGTTTCGGTCGCGCCGACGCTCGCGGAACGGCTCTGA
- the ileS gene encoding isoleucine--tRNA ligase, giving the protein MSRFDEVDDQYDPHALEGRVFDYWDDVDAYEKTVEHRSDGESYFFVDGPPYTSGSAHMGTTWNKSLKDVYLRFHRMQGYDVTDRPGYDMHGLPIETRVEERLGFENKQDIEEFGEENFIQECKDYADEQLEGLQADFQDFGVWMDWDDPYRTVSPEYMEAAWWGFEKAAERGLVEKGHRSISQCPRCETAIANNEVEYEDVEDPSIYVKFDLAEREGSIVIWTTTPWTIPANTFVAVDEEGDYVGVRAEKDGEEELLYVAEAKHEEVLREGRYEEYEVVEELTGDELLGWSYDHPLAEEVPEHPDHEGAREVYAADYVDTEGDGTGLVHSAPGHGEVDFERGRELGFPIFCPVGGDGVYTAEAGKYEGQFVKDADDEITADLEDNGALLASGTVQHSYGHCWRCDTGILQIVTDQWFITITDVKDELLENIEDSEWHPDWARDNRFRDFVEEAPDWNVSRQRYWGIPLPVWTPEERDDDEDRIVVGDREELAERVDQEIDPETVDLHKDTVDDLTITEDGTTYTRVPDVFDVWLDSSVATWGTLNYPADDSRFDELWPADFILEAHDQTRGWFWSQLGMGTAALGESPYKEVLMHGHALMPDGRAMSKSKDILIDPHEAIDRHGRDVMRMFLLSNNPQGDDMRFSWDGMQTMENHLRTLWNVFRFPLPYMRLDDFDPQETTLEDVDDDLELIDEWVLARLQSTKAEMTDHFEDRRQDRALDALIEFVVEDVSRFYVQAVRERMWAEEDSGSKRAAYATIYRVLRESVALLAPYAPFISEEIYGTLTGDEGHPTVHMEDWPAVDEYWEDEQLEDDVAFLRAIEEAGANARQQAGRKLRWPVPRVVVAADDQRVVEAVERHTPLLEDRLNAREIELVSPDDRWGELQYSAEADMSELGPAFGDRAGQVMNALNEARIDESSLEAIEDGVGDVLEDDESITEEMVSFVTQTPEGVAGTAFGLDGDDRGVAYVDASLTDDIESEGYAREVIRRVQEMRKDLDLDVEERIALDLAIDDDRVATLVAEREDLIREEVRADEIGSLEGEGHRKEWDVEGVSMEIGIEPLAAAEASD; this is encoded by the coding sequence ATGAGCAGATTCGACGAGGTCGACGACCAGTACGATCCCCACGCCCTCGAGGGGCGGGTCTTCGACTACTGGGACGACGTCGACGCCTACGAAAAGACGGTCGAGCACCGATCGGACGGCGAATCCTACTTCTTCGTCGACGGGCCGCCGTACACGTCCGGCTCGGCGCACATGGGAACCACATGGAACAAGTCGCTGAAGGACGTCTACCTCCGGTTCCACCGGATGCAGGGGTACGACGTCACCGACCGGCCGGGGTACGACATGCACGGCCTGCCCATCGAGACCCGCGTCGAGGAGCGGCTGGGCTTCGAAAACAAGCAGGACATCGAGGAGTTCGGCGAGGAGAACTTCATCCAGGAGTGCAAGGACTACGCCGACGAGCAACTCGAGGGCCTGCAAGCGGACTTCCAGGACTTCGGCGTCTGGATGGACTGGGACGACCCCTACCGGACCGTCAGCCCCGAGTACATGGAGGCCGCCTGGTGGGGCTTCGAGAAGGCCGCCGAGCGCGGCTTAGTCGAGAAGGGCCACCGCTCGATCTCGCAGTGTCCCCGCTGCGAGACCGCCATCGCGAACAACGAGGTCGAGTACGAGGACGTCGAGGACCCCTCGATCTACGTCAAATTCGACCTCGCCGAGCGCGAGGGCTCGATCGTCATCTGGACGACGACGCCGTGGACGATTCCGGCGAACACCTTCGTCGCCGTCGACGAGGAGGGTGACTACGTCGGCGTCCGCGCCGAGAAGGATGGTGAGGAAGAACTGCTGTACGTCGCCGAGGCCAAACACGAGGAAGTCCTGCGGGAGGGCCGCTACGAGGAGTACGAGGTCGTCGAAGAGCTGACCGGCGACGAGCTGCTCGGCTGGTCCTACGACCACCCGCTCGCCGAGGAGGTCCCCGAGCATCCCGACCACGAGGGCGCACGCGAAGTGTATGCGGCCGACTACGTCGACACTGAGGGCGACGGCACCGGCCTCGTCCACTCCGCACCCGGTCACGGTGAAGTCGACTTCGAGCGCGGCCGGGAACTGGGCTTCCCGATCTTCTGTCCGGTCGGCGGCGACGGCGTCTATACGGCAGAAGCGGGCAAGTACGAGGGGCAGTTCGTCAAGGACGCCGACGACGAGATCACGGCCGACCTCGAGGACAACGGCGCGCTGCTCGCCTCGGGCACCGTCCAGCACAGCTACGGCCACTGCTGGCGCTGTGACACGGGCATCCTCCAGATCGTCACCGACCAGTGGTTCATCACGATCACCGACGTGAAGGACGAACTCCTCGAGAACATCGAGGACAGCGAGTGGCACCCCGACTGGGCCCGCGACAACCGCTTCCGGGACTTCGTCGAGGAGGCCCCCGACTGGAACGTCTCCCGGCAGCGCTACTGGGGCATCCCGCTACCCGTCTGGACCCCGGAAGAGAGGGACGACGACGAGGACAGAATCGTCGTCGGCGACCGCGAGGAACTCGCCGAACGCGTCGATCAGGAGATCGATCCCGAAACCGTCGACCTTCACAAGGACACGGTCGACGATCTCACCATCACCGAGGATGGAACCACGTACACGCGCGTGCCCGACGTCTTCGACGTCTGGCTCGACTCCTCCGTCGCCACGTGGGGGACGCTGAACTACCCCGCGGACGACAGCCGGTTCGACGAACTCTGGCCCGCCGACTTCATCCTCGAGGCCCACGACCAGACCCGGGGCTGGTTCTGGTCCCAGCTGGGAATGGGGACCGCCGCGCTCGGCGAGAGCCCGTACAAGGAGGTCCTCATGCACGGCCACGCGCTCATGCCCGACGGCCGCGCGATGAGCAAGTCCAAGGACATCCTGATCGACCCCCACGAGGCCATCGACCGCCACGGCCGGGACGTCATGCGCATGTTCCTGCTCTCGAACAACCCGCAGGGCGACGACATGCGCTTCTCCTGGGACGGGATGCAGACGATGGAGAACCACCTCCGGACGCTGTGGAACGTCTTCCGGTTCCCGCTGCCGTACATGCGGCTGGACGACTTCGACCCGCAGGAGACGACGCTCGAGGACGTCGACGACGACCTCGAACTCATCGACGAGTGGGTGCTCGCCCGCCTCCAGTCCACGAAGGCCGAGATGACCGACCACTTCGAGGACCGCCGGCAGGACCGCGCGCTCGACGCCCTGATCGAGTTCGTCGTCGAGGACGTCTCCCGGTTCTACGTGCAGGCGGTCCGCGAGCGCATGTGGGCCGAAGAGGACAGCGGCTCCAAACGGGCCGCGTACGCGACGATCTACCGCGTCCTGCGGGAGAGCGTCGCCCTGCTCGCGCCCTACGCCCCGTTCATCAGCGAGGAGATCTACGGGACGCTGACCGGCGACGAGGGTCATCCGACGGTCCACATGGAGGACTGGCCCGCGGTCGACGAGTACTGGGAGGACGAGCAACTCGAGGACGACGTCGCCTTCCTGCGAGCGATCGAGGAGGCCGGCGCGAACGCCCGCCAGCAGGCCGGTCGGAAACTGCGCTGGCCCGTCCCGCGGGTCGTCGTCGCCGCCGACGACCAGCGCGTCGTCGAGGCCGTCGAGCGCCACACCCCGCTGCTCGAGGACCGGCTCAACGCCCGCGAGATCGAACTGGTCTCGCCCGACGACCGTTGGGGCGAACTCCAGTACAGCGCCGAGGCCGACATGAGCGAACTCGGGCCGGCCTTCGGCGACCGCGCCGGCCAGGTCATGAACGCGCTCAACGAGGCCCGGATCGACGAGTCGAGCCTCGAGGCCATCGAGGACGGCGTCGGCGACGTGCTCGAGGACGACGAATCCATCACGGAGGAGATGGTCTCGTTCGTCACGCAGACCCCCGAGGGCGTCGCGGGCACCGCGTTCGGCCTCGACGGCGACGACCGCGGCGTCGCCTACGTCGACGCCTCGCTGACCGACGACATCGAGAGCGAGGGCTACGCCCGCGAGGTCATCCGCCGCGTCCAGGAGATGCGCAAGGACCTCGATCTCGACGTCGAGGAACGCATCGCGCTGGATCTCGCGATCGACGACGACCGCGTCGCCACGCTGGTCGCCGAGCGCGAGGACCTCATCCGCGAGGAGGTCCGCGCCGACGAGATTGGATCGCTCGAGGGCGAGGGTCACCGCAAGGAGTGGGACGTCGAGGGCGTGTCGATGGAGATCGGAATCGAACCGCTCGCGGCTGCTGAGGCGTCTGACTAG
- a CDS encoding uracil-DNA glycosylase: protein MSPSPSESDSTPPREPPFPTTRNVLQPNCQRCPALVEHRECISWGTGPLDASVLVVGEAPGAGIPEADRWQGGNWTGKAYTSRHSGRRIRRMLERVDYGDDAYYTNAVKCFPADPDDPTSNREPTPEERTNCRTHLLTEIETIDPDVVLATGKHATTSVLAAEDRELERFIETVLEPVRCERLETTLVPILHPSYQDVWIGRLGYEPEAYLAAIGETLEDLCG, encoded by the coding sequence GTGTCTCCGTCGCCCTCCGAATCCGACTCGACGCCCCCTCGAGAGCCGCCGTTCCCGACGACGCGAAACGTCCTCCAACCGAATTGCCAGCGCTGTCCGGCGCTGGTCGAGCATCGAGAGTGTATCTCGTGGGGCACCGGTCCCCTCGACGCGAGCGTCCTCGTGGTCGGCGAAGCGCCCGGCGCCGGCATCCCCGAGGCCGACCGCTGGCAGGGCGGCAACTGGACCGGGAAGGCCTACACCTCCCGACACTCGGGCCGGCGCATCCGCCGCATGCTCGAGCGGGTCGACTACGGCGACGACGCCTACTACACGAACGCGGTGAAGTGTTTTCCCGCCGATCCGGACGATCCGACCAGCAATCGCGAGCCGACCCCCGAGGAGCGGACGAACTGCCGAACGCACCTGCTGACCGAGATCGAGACGATCGATCCCGACGTGGTGCTGGCGACCGGGAAACACGCGACGACGAGCGTGCTCGCGGCCGAAGACCGGGAGCTCGAGAGATTCATCGAGACCGTCCTCGAGCCCGTCCGCTGCGAGCGACTCGAGACGACCCTCGTGCCGATTCTGCACCCCTCCTACCAGGACGTCTGGATCGGCCGCCTCGGGTACGAACCCGAGGCGTACCTCGCGGCGATCGGCGAGACGCTCGAGGACCTGTGCGGGTAG
- a CDS encoding glycerophosphodiester phosphodiesterase translates to MEIIGHRGCAEQRPENTLLAIRDAARRLPAVEVDVRRCGSGELVAFHDETLERVTDASGRVDETPWADLRDLTVLESAESIPRLEAVLRAVPDDVTVQLELKERGIASDTLQLAMTAGADVRVSSFLPDALAEIETDYLDVPNGLLFGDEADANLSRAADLDCTHVFPHYDLCLETDVVSAARERGFDVIAWKAARTPEHVRALHEAGVDGVTADRWDVAPPSLQATLEAERSERPKRSSRAE, encoded by the coding sequence ATGGAGATCATCGGCCATCGTGGCTGTGCAGAGCAGCGTCCGGAGAATACCCTCCTCGCGATCCGCGACGCCGCCCGTCGACTCCCCGCGGTCGAGGTCGACGTCCGGCGGTGCGGATCGGGCGAACTGGTGGCGTTTCACGACGAGACCCTCGAGCGCGTCACCGACGCGTCGGGGCGGGTCGACGAGACGCCGTGGGCCGACCTCCGCGACCTGACCGTCCTCGAGTCGGCCGAATCGATTCCCCGCCTCGAGGCGGTCCTGCGGGCCGTCCCGGACGACGTCACCGTCCAGCTCGAACTGAAAGAACGGGGGATCGCGTCGGATACGCTGCAGTTGGCGATGACGGCCGGCGCCGACGTCCGCGTCTCGTCGTTTCTCCCGGACGCGCTCGCCGAAATCGAGACGGACTACCTCGACGTTCCCAACGGCCTGCTCTTCGGCGACGAAGCCGACGCGAACCTCTCTCGAGCCGCCGACCTCGACTGTACGCACGTGTTCCCCCACTACGACCTCTGTCTCGAGACCGACGTCGTGTCCGCCGCCCGCGAGCGCGGGTTCGACGTCATCGCCTGGAAGGCCGCGCGGACGCCCGAGCACGTTCGAGCGCTCCACGAGGCCGGCGTCGACGGGGTCACCGCGGACCGCTGGGACGTCGCGCCGCCCTCGCTGCAGGCGACGCTCGAGGCGGAGCGGTCGGAGCGGCCGAAACGGTCATCGCGAGCGGAGTAG
- a CDS encoding NTP transferase domain-containing protein, with amino-acid sequence MQSVILAAGEGRRMGRHTDDVPKAFLEFDGRTLYDRQRALLEPHVDGTSVVLGYRHETVLERYDPADPIVLEGWDRYENAASLLLALERIDDDLLVLNGDVLVDEREVGRLTEAFEALSRRLNLVGCIPGIQSAETAIRWDETGRVSAYGLIEGHQHAGFGIVSRDHRTAAMQVLRERLDDWYPCIYPRTPTRPLLIPAERHVEVNRPADLERARAWLDSERIRSA; translated from the coding sequence ATGCAGAGCGTGATTCTGGCGGCGGGCGAGGGCCGGCGCATGGGCCGGCACACCGACGACGTCCCGAAGGCGTTCCTCGAGTTCGACGGCCGGACGCTGTACGACCGACAGCGCGCCCTGCTCGAGCCGCACGTCGACGGCACGAGCGTCGTGTTGGGCTATCGCCACGAGACCGTCCTCGAGCGGTACGATCCCGCCGATCCGATCGTCCTCGAGGGGTGGGACCGCTACGAGAACGCCGCCTCGCTGCTCCTCGCGCTCGAGCGCATCGACGACGACCTGCTGGTGCTCAACGGCGACGTGCTCGTCGACGAGCGGGAAGTCGGGCGATTGACGGAAGCGTTCGAGGCCCTCAGCCGCCGCCTCAACCTCGTCGGATGTATCCCGGGAATCCAGAGCGCGGAGACGGCGATCCGCTGGGACGAGACGGGACGCGTGTCGGCCTACGGCCTCATCGAGGGCCACCAGCACGCCGGGTTCGGGATCGTGAGCCGCGACCACCGGACGGCGGCGATGCAGGTCCTGCGAGAGCGACTCGACGACTGGTATCCGTGCATCTACCCCCGGACGCCGACCCGACCGCTGTTGATCCCGGCCGAACGACACGTGGAAGTCAATCGACCGGCCGACCTCGAGCGGGCGCGTGCGTGGCTCGACTCCGAGCGGATCCGGTCCGCGTGA
- a CDS encoding HIT family protein has protein sequence MSTIFSQIVEGEIPARVVYEDETTMAFLDANPLAPGHTLVIPKDEYERLNDVPDDVATDLYATIHRMVPAVEDAVDADATTVAFNNGEEAGQEVPHVHCHIVPRFEDDDHGPIHFLFDGQQDLPDDELDDIADAIESRA, from the coding sequence ATGAGTACGATCTTCAGCCAGATCGTCGAGGGGGAGATCCCCGCTCGAGTCGTGTACGAAGACGAGACGACGATGGCCTTCCTCGACGCCAACCCGCTGGCGCCGGGGCACACGCTGGTCATCCCGAAAGACGAGTACGAACGGCTGAACGACGTCCCCGACGACGTGGCGACGGACCTCTACGCGACGATCCATCGCATGGTCCCCGCGGTCGAAGACGCCGTCGACGCGGACGCGACGACCGTCGCGTTCAACAACGGCGAGGAGGCCGGCCAAGAAGTGCCCCACGTCCACTGTCACATCGTTCCCCGCTTCGAGGACGACGACCACGGCCCGATCCACTTCCTGTTCGACGGCCAGCAGGACCTCCCCGACGACGAACTCGACGACATCGCCGACGCGATCGAGTCTCGGGCCTGA
- a CDS encoding A24 family peptidase, with product MTLADVATIPDLLRLIAVPVFAWVAVRDIKTRRVSSTVWIPLALLGAVLLAWDGWLAWSAGGYAWTHDFLVPTAVGLGFVVPIAYLFWWFGGFGGADAKALLVLALFFPTYPQYAVGSVTLPLTATPVETFSFTILTNAVVVGLAVPILLVVRNAAAGRVTSVMAIGWPVSWNDIPETHGRLLETPEGPSRGGLDLDALRMYLRWRGLTLADVREAPDRYRDPATLPEDPNPPTDGAVTAAPVRGDGGAELAVENDGDSAASGSDAAASADDHASDDPWGADAFLEDIDGTAYGTTAADLREGLEVLAEKDTVWISPGTPFLVPVFAGLVIALAYGDLLVGTLL from the coding sequence GTGACACTCGCCGACGTCGCGACGATTCCGGACCTCCTGCGGCTCATCGCCGTCCCCGTCTTCGCCTGGGTCGCCGTGCGCGATATCAAGACCAGGCGCGTCTCGAGTACCGTCTGGATCCCCCTCGCCCTGCTCGGCGCGGTCCTGCTCGCCTGGGACGGCTGGCTCGCCTGGAGCGCCGGCGGCTACGCCTGGACGCACGACTTCCTCGTGCCGACGGCGGTGGGTCTGGGCTTCGTCGTTCCGATCGCGTACCTGTTCTGGTGGTTCGGCGGCTTCGGCGGCGCCGACGCGAAGGCGCTGCTCGTGCTCGCGCTGTTCTTCCCCACGTACCCGCAGTACGCCGTCGGGTCGGTGACGCTGCCGCTGACGGCCACGCCCGTCGAGACGTTCTCGTTTACCATCCTGACCAACGCCGTCGTCGTCGGCCTCGCGGTGCCGATCCTCCTCGTCGTTCGCAACGCCGCCGCGGGCCGCGTGACGTCCGTCATGGCCATCGGCTGGCCCGTCTCGTGGAACGATATCCCCGAGACCCACGGGCGACTGCTCGAGACGCCCGAGGGTCCCTCCCGCGGGGGGCTGGACCTCGACGCCCTCCGGATGTACCTGCGCTGGCGCGGCCTGACGCTGGCCGACGTCCGGGAGGCCCCCGACCGGTACCGCGATCCGGCGACCCTCCCCGAGGACCCGAACCCGCCGACCGACGGCGCCGTGACCGCAGCCCCGGTCCGGGGCGACGGCGGCGCGGAACTCGCGGTCGAGAACGACGGGGACTCCGCGGCGAGCGGTTCGGACGCCGCCGCGAGCGCCGACGACCACGCCTCCGACGACCCGTGGGGCGCCGACGCCTTCCTCGAAGACATCGACGGGACGGCTTACGGCACGACGGCCGCCGACCTCCGGGAGGGCCTCGAGGTGCTCGCCGAGAAAGACACCGTCTGGATCTCGCCGGGCACGCCGTTTCTCGTCCCGGTGTTCGCTGGCCTGGTGATCGCGCTGGCCTACGGCGACCTGCTCGTCGGGACGCTCCTCTGA